A genome region from Flavobacterium sp. CFS9 includes the following:
- a CDS encoding peptide MFS transporter — protein sequence MWKKHPKALSFLFLSEMWERFGYYLMIGIFTLYLKDVKTGFAMTEKEASDLYGTFIALVFLTPFIGGLIADRYLGYRKSIVLGGILMGVGYFLIGVHDLTMLYIAMTLIIVGNGFFKPNISTLLGSFYSKEEYRDKKDEGYNIFYMGINVGGFICNFFGAALQILLGWHWAFMAAGVGMFIGVIVFLLGTKHYVGYDQKKGVQEGDMPFYKIILFILLPSFVFGAIGWLIKGVASDANANSSIFGSDSTDAFIFACIPIVIFYGSLYFKAKTEDKRSIGALLAIFGVVILFWAVFKLNGSALTTWADRYTDREVTGTTGKVIAKLKLAKEVEYKKDTTELYDDQFRLQKVNGVVKKEVNYPLYFRNVASDKLPEEGAKVHLWATNLSQSINPAWVVILTPLVVAFFSFLRMRKKEPSTPTKIAFGLLISALSVLVMIAAVKMGDNGTEKVSAWWLVANYGIITIGELFLSPMGLSVVSKLSPVNITSLMMGGWFLSTFIGNKLSGVLASMWDSYDNKVNFFWVNFALLMFATVLMFVLLKQLNKVMKERGIN from the coding sequence ATGTGGAAAAAACACCCAAAAGCATTGTCATTCTTGTTTCTGTCTGAAATGTGGGAACGTTTTGGTTATTATTTAATGATCGGAATTTTTACTTTATATCTGAAAGATGTAAAGACCGGTTTTGCTATGACCGAGAAAGAGGCATCTGATTTATACGGAACTTTTATAGCATTAGTCTTTCTGACTCCGTTTATTGGCGGACTGATTGCCGATCGATATTTGGGATATAGAAAATCGATCGTTCTTGGCGGAATTTTAATGGGAGTCGGTTACTTCTTAATTGGAGTACACGATCTGACCATGCTTTATATCGCCATGACTTTGATCATTGTTGGGAATGGGTTCTTTAAACCCAATATTTCTACGTTACTCGGGAGTTTTTACTCTAAAGAAGAGTATAGAGATAAAAAAGATGAAGGCTATAATATTTTCTATATGGGAATTAATGTTGGAGGCTTTATCTGTAATTTCTTTGGAGCTGCTTTGCAAATCCTTTTAGGATGGCATTGGGCTTTTATGGCAGCGGGTGTCGGAATGTTTATAGGTGTTATTGTATTTTTGTTAGGTACGAAACATTATGTGGGATACGACCAGAAAAAAGGAGTACAGGAAGGAGATATGCCTTTTTATAAAATTATACTGTTTATTTTATTGCCTTCCTTTGTTTTTGGAGCAATTGGCTGGTTGATAAAAGGAGTCGCTTCAGATGCTAATGCAAACAGTTCTATATTTGGTTCCGACAGTACAGACGCTTTTATTTTTGCGTGTATTCCAATAGTTATCTTTTATGGTTCGCTTTATTTTAAAGCAAAAACAGAAGACAAGCGATCAATAGGGGCTTTGCTGGCTATTTTTGGAGTAGTGATTTTATTTTGGGCAGTTTTTAAGCTTAATGGCTCGGCACTTACTACCTGGGCAGACCGATATACTGACAGAGAAGTAACCGGAACTACCGGTAAGGTGATTGCTAAACTAAAACTGGCAAAAGAAGTAGAGTATAAAAAGGACACTACTGAACTGTACGACGATCAGTTTCGTTTACAAAAGGTAAATGGAGTGGTTAAAAAAGAAGTAAATTATCCTCTATATTTTAGAAATGTTGCTTCGGATAAATTGCCGGAAGAAGGTGCTAAGGTTCATCTTTGGGCTACAAATTTAAGTCAGTCTATTAACCCGGCCTGGGTTGTTATATTAACCCCTTTGGTTGTTGCCTTTTTCTCTTTTTTACGAATGCGTAAAAAAGAACCTTCAACACCTACAAAAATTGCTTTCGGTTTACTGATTTCGGCTCTGTCTGTTTTGGTCATGATAGCCGCTGTAAAAATGGGAGATAACGGAACAGAGAAAGTCAGTGCGTGGTGGTTAGTGGCAAATTATGGTATCATAACCATTGGAGAATTGTTTTTGAGTCCTATGGGCTTATCGGTAGTTTCTAAGTTAAGCCCCGTTAATATCACTTCCTTAATGATGGGAGGCTGGTTCCTGTCTACTTTTATAGGAAATAAATTAAGTGGAGTTTTAGCCAGTATGTGGGATAGCTACGACAATAAAGTCAACTTTTTTTGGGTAAATTTTGCACTGCTGATGTTTGCAACAGTGTTGATGTTTGTTTTATTAAAGCAGCTTAATAAAGTGATGAAAGAAAGAGGAATTAATTAA
- a CDS encoding peptide MFS transporter: MEQKVTLEEIQNFKGNYPKQLWYLFFVEMWERFCFYGMRGVLVIFMVDQLFLKEDHASEQYGAIQAFVYAFTFIGGIFADKVLGFKKSLFFGGIVMILGNLLIAVSPHDFFYYGIAFSIIGTGFFKPNVSSMVGELYHEDDGRRDAGYGMFYAGINVGGLFGGALCVYLGKYYSWQLCFLSAAVVMFLGLLTFLFTKKYLGPIGDSPLLHLDAGKRKIREIMVYVVSILSLPFIFVMVKNTDYTDYFMYTIGIAAVLYFVYELIKLGDVKMQKKLFAAFLFVFFYLLFNSIYEQSGGSLSLFAKDNLSNQLLFFTIDPNVVNNSSNTFFVVVLSPLIGLLWIWLGKRKIEPNTLIKFGIGFLFLGASFYIFYLTKFFATVEGIASLNVFTLAYLITTIGELCLGPIGMSIITKLSPKRLFGMMMGLWFLASAFGQLFAGKLGAEISRSNTGDTLLSKLQSYTEGYYQLAIYSVVAGVILIAISPIIKKLMQEVK; the protein is encoded by the coding sequence ATGGAGCAAAAAGTCACTTTAGAAGAAATTCAAAATTTTAAGGGCAATTATCCGAAACAATTATGGTATTTGTTTTTTGTCGAAATGTGGGAGCGCTTTTGCTTTTACGGAATGCGTGGGGTTTTGGTTATTTTTATGGTAGATCAGCTTTTCTTGAAAGAAGATCATGCCAGCGAGCAATATGGTGCTATTCAGGCTTTTGTATATGCCTTTACTTTTATTGGAGGTATTTTTGCCGATAAAGTATTAGGGTTTAAGAAATCCTTGTTTTTTGGAGGAATCGTTATGATTCTTGGGAATCTTTTAATTGCAGTTTCTCCTCATGATTTCTTTTATTACGGGATTGCTTTTTCTATTATCGGGACAGGTTTTTTTAAGCCCAATGTTTCTTCGATGGTCGGAGAATTGTATCATGAAGATGATGGCCGAAGAGATGCGGGTTACGGGATGTTTTATGCCGGTATAAATGTTGGCGGACTTTTTGGCGGAGCCTTATGTGTTTACCTTGGGAAATATTATTCATGGCAATTGTGCTTTTTGTCGGCTGCCGTTGTAATGTTTTTAGGGTTGCTAACATTCTTATTTACAAAAAAATATTTAGGACCAATTGGCGATTCTCCTCTTTTACACCTGGATGCAGGTAAAAGAAAAATCCGTGAAATAATGGTATACGTAGTGTCCATATTAAGTTTGCCATTCATTTTTGTAATGGTAAAAAATACAGATTATACCGATTACTTCATGTATACAATTGGTATAGCTGCAGTACTGTATTTTGTTTATGAGCTGATAAAGCTGGGAGATGTAAAAATGCAGAAAAAGCTATTTGCAGCCTTTTTGTTTGTATTTTTCTATTTGTTGTTTAATTCCATTTATGAGCAAAGTGGAGGCTCATTGTCTCTTTTTGCAAAAGACAATCTGAGTAATCAGCTGTTATTCTTTACTATAGATCCAAACGTAGTAAACAATAGTTCCAATACCTTTTTTGTGGTAGTTTTAAGTCCGCTAATTGGTTTGTTGTGGATTTGGCTTGGAAAACGTAAAATAGAGCCTAACACCCTGATTAAATTTGGAATTGGATTTTTATTTCTGGGAGCTTCCTTTTATATCTTTTATTTGACCAAGTTTTTTGCAACCGTAGAAGGTATAGCGTCTCTGAATGTCTTTACTCTCGCTTACCTGATAACCACTATCGGAGAGCTTTGTTTAGGGCCAATCGGAATGTCAATCATTACCAAATTATCTCCAAAAAGATTATTCGGAATGATGATGGGATTGTGGTTCCTGGCCAGTGCATTCGGGCAGTTATTTGCAGGAAAGTTAGGTGCTGAAATTTCAAGATCAAATACAGGTGATACTTTGCTCTCTAAACTGCAGTCTTATACCGAAGGATATTATCAGTTGGCCATTTACTCTGTTGTTGCAGGAGTTATATTAATCGCAATTTCACCAATTATAAAAAAATTAATGCAAGAAGTAAAATAG
- a CDS encoding thioredoxin family protein has protein sequence MKKIFLITLFLAGAFVTQAQELKWYTDVKEAITVSNKEKKPLLMFFTGSDWCGWCIRLQNEVLKTAEFKKWATDNVVLVELDYPRRTPQTPELKNQNNELQQAFGIQGFPTIYFTNAEAKDGKVNFKGLGQTGYVAGGPTAWLTVAEGIVHPKKS, from the coding sequence ATGAAAAAAATATTTTTAATAACGCTTTTTTTAGCGGGAGCATTTGTAACGCAGGCACAAGAGTTAAAATGGTATACGGATGTTAAAGAAGCGATCACGGTTAGTAATAAAGAGAAAAAACCTTTATTAATGTTTTTTACCGGAAGTGACTGGTGTGGTTGGTGTATTCGTTTGCAGAATGAAGTTTTAAAAACGGCTGAATTCAAAAAATGGGCGACCGACAATGTAGTGTTAGTAGAACTTGATTATCCAAGAAGAACACCTCAGACACCGGAGCTTAAAAACCAAAATAATGAATTGCAGCAAGCATTTGGAATTCAGGGATTCCCGACTATTTATTTCACAAATGCTGAGGCAAAAGACGGAAAAGTGAATTTTAAAGGATTGGGTCAGACAGGATATGTTGCTGGTGGTCCAACGGCTTGGCTAACAGTTGCTGAAGGAATTGTGCATCCTAAAAAATCATAG
- a CDS encoding thioredoxin family protein yields MTKKILILLFFLGSIFMQAQNLVWKTNMTDAIALSNEQKKPMLILFTASGVPENLQNEIFKTPDFAVWSRDNVILVKLDLSDSTADESDKEQKLRLKSAFGVEDLPEVCFASASIRKNKTTFSALGKIAYKPGGAKAWIAESNAILHSGE; encoded by the coding sequence ATGACCAAAAAAATACTTATCCTGCTGTTTTTTTTAGGTTCAATTTTTATGCAGGCGCAGAATTTAGTTTGGAAAACAAACATGACCGATGCTATTGCGCTTAGTAATGAACAGAAAAAACCAATGCTAATTTTATTCACTGCCTCAGGTGTACCGGAAAATCTTCAGAATGAAATTTTTAAAACCCCTGATTTTGCCGTTTGGTCCCGTGACAACGTTATTCTTGTAAAACTTGATTTGTCTGACAGCACAGCTGACGAGAGTGATAAAGAACAAAAACTGAGATTGAAAAGTGCTTTTGGAGTTGAGGACTTGCCTGAAGTTTGTTTTGCAAGCGCTTCAATTAGAAAAAATAAAACCACATTTAGCGCCTTGGGAAAAATTGCGTATAAACCGGGTGGTGCCAAAGCCTGGATTGCGGAGTCAAATGCAATTTTGCATTCAGGTGAGTAG
- a CDS encoding thioredoxin family protein — translation MNRKLLILLLFLGSFGLHSQNLIWKTDMNDAIMASDSQKRPLLIFFTAAGVSQRIQSEIFVTPDFAVWSRDNVILVKLDMSDPEASDMVKEQNVKLKNALGIQELPQVCLLMASVRKGKTTFNNLGLVPYKQGGAKAWIADANLILNP, via the coding sequence ATGAACCGAAAACTACTTATTTTATTACTTTTTTTAGGTTCGTTTGGCCTGCATTCGCAAAATTTGATTTGGAAGACAGATATGAATGATGCCATAATGGCGAGTGATTCACAAAAACGGCCCTTATTAATTTTTTTCACTGCTGCCGGAGTTTCGCAGAGAATCCAGAGTGAAATTTTTGTTACACCTGATTTTGCAGTATGGTCACGTGATAATGTCATTTTGGTAAAACTGGATATGTCAGACCCGGAAGCTTCTGACATGGTAAAAGAGCAAAATGTCAAGTTAAAAAATGCCTTAGGGATTCAGGAACTTCCACAAGTGTGTCTTTTAATGGCTTCCGTTCGAAAAGGTAAAACCACTTTTAATAATTTAGGATTGGTTCCTTACAAGCAAGGAGGTGCGAAAGCCTGGATTGCAGATGCAAATTTAATTTTGAATCCGTAA
- a CDS encoding ComEC/Rec2 family competence protein: MKVLDFPLTKITIWFSCGILTAYYYPSKFSVVTSVFILGFIAFLLVYSSLQKKNKRNIFFGTGISFISFLIGIATLLLHTESLQESNYSHCKEVFSSPQTITFVVREKLKSNAYSDRYYAQVKKINNRNYSGKILVNIEKDSAKNPIIIGSIIKVKTILQHTSSNRNPNQFDYQKYLSDKQIYGQLYLNKTEIKVNKKLQKDIWYYSGRLHSRIYNNLKKAGFRQTEMNVALALILGQRQEISNDLIQDYQFSGATHILSVSGLHVGFIMLFISFILKPVPNTRKGSLLKLISILLSLALFAVISGLSPSVLRSVVMFSFLAVGSHLRRTGSTYHTLLVSLFLILLFEPYFLFDVGFQLSYLALFFILWLQPLLNSFWLPKLKISKLLWNALTVSFAAQIGTLPLCLYYFHQFPGLFFVTNIVVIPILSFIMIAGIIVLLIAIFCPPPIILTEIFEKSIFLLNYTIHYIASLEWFVIRNISFNFCLLISSYFLIVSAIIWGKKKNYQTTLAVLISVITFQISMIYTKKETEVKREMIVFHTKSNTIISQKSGSHIKVFSNDTLLLQSPKATLLSSYLSNDFSELSTTVSIKNLLYFNGQKILVIDSSGVYTISSQPDILLLIQSPKINLDRVLQELHPKIIIADASNSYSIQKIWKSSCHKKNIPFHATAEKGFYSLN, encoded by the coding sequence ATGAAAGTATTAGATTTCCCTTTAACTAAAATTACCATTTGGTTTAGCTGCGGTATTTTGACTGCTTATTATTACCCGTCAAAATTTTCAGTCGTAACTTCCGTTTTTATTCTTGGTTTTATTGCTTTTTTACTTGTTTACTCTTCTCTTCAAAAGAAAAACAAGCGAAATATCTTTTTCGGAACAGGTATCTCTTTCATTTCTTTCCTTATTGGCATTGCGACGCTTTTACTTCATACGGAATCGCTCCAGGAATCCAACTATAGCCATTGCAAAGAAGTTTTTAGCTCTCCACAAACGATAACTTTTGTAGTACGCGAAAAACTAAAAAGCAACGCATACAGCGACCGCTATTATGCGCAGGTAAAGAAAATCAACAACAGAAATTACTCCGGAAAAATTCTTGTAAATATAGAAAAGGACAGCGCCAAAAATCCAATTATTATTGGAAGCATAATAAAAGTCAAAACCATTTTACAACACACTAGTTCAAATAGAAACCCAAATCAGTTTGACTACCAAAAATACCTTTCAGACAAGCAGATTTACGGACAGCTATATCTCAATAAAACAGAAATCAAGGTTAATAAAAAACTTCAAAAAGACATCTGGTATTACTCCGGACGTTTGCATTCACGAATTTACAACAATCTGAAGAAGGCAGGTTTTCGTCAAACGGAAATGAATGTTGCACTTGCTCTGATATTGGGACAGCGACAAGAAATTTCAAACGATCTGATTCAGGATTACCAGTTCTCCGGTGCCACACATATTCTGTCTGTTTCCGGCCTTCATGTTGGTTTTATCATGCTGTTCATTAGTTTTATTTTAAAACCTGTTCCCAATACGCGAAAGGGCTCTTTACTAAAACTGATTTCAATACTGTTGTCTCTTGCACTTTTTGCTGTAATCTCAGGATTATCTCCGTCAGTACTGCGTTCTGTTGTCATGTTTTCTTTTCTTGCTGTTGGCAGCCATCTTAGAAGAACAGGAAGTACGTATCATACTTTACTCGTCTCTTTGTTTTTAATTCTACTCTTCGAGCCTTACTTTTTGTTTGATGTTGGTTTTCAGTTAAGTTATCTTGCTTTGTTTTTCATTCTTTGGCTACAGCCTCTCCTGAACAGTTTCTGGCTTCCGAAGCTTAAAATTTCAAAACTCCTCTGGAACGCTCTAACCGTTTCTTTCGCTGCGCAAATAGGCACATTGCCTTTATGCTTGTACTACTTTCATCAGTTTCCGGGATTGTTTTTTGTGACCAATATCGTTGTGATTCCTATATTATCTTTCATCATGATTGCCGGAATTATAGTGCTGCTTATTGCCATTTTTTGTCCTCCACCCATTATTCTGACTGAAATATTTGAAAAAAGTATTTTCCTCTTAAACTATACCATCCATTACATTGCATCACTCGAGTGGTTTGTTATCCGTAACATTAGTTTCAACTTCTGTCTTTTGATCTCCTCTTACTTTCTAATTGTTTCTGCCATAATCTGGGGTAAGAAAAAGAATTATCAAACAACGTTAGCTGTATTGATTTCAGTTATAACATTTCAGATTTCTATGATCTATACCAAAAAAGAAACGGAGGTCAAACGTGAAATGATTGTTTTCCATACGAAAAGCAACACCATAATTTCTCAGAAAAGTGGAAGTCATATCAAAGTGTTTTCAAATGACACTCTTTTACTTCAATCCCCGAAAGCGACTCTTCTAAGTTCTTATTTGTCGAATGATTTTAGCGAATTAAGTACTACTGTCAGCATCAAAAACCTGTTGTATTTTAATGGCCAAAAGATCTTAGTGATTGACAGTTCCGGAGTTTATACAATCAGCTCCCAACCTGACATATTGTTATTGATTCAATCTCCGAAGATCAATTTAGACCGTGTTTTGCAAGAACTGCATCCTAAAATTATAATTGCAGATGCATCGAATTCCTACTCTATTCAAAAAATATGGAAAAGCAGTTGTCATAAAAAAAACATCCCTTTTCATGCCACAGCCGAAAAGGGATTCTATTCTTTAAATTAA
- a CDS encoding C40 family peptidase, producing the protein MKRIYYLILITVLFASCKSASTAVGNKESKRENRYIVTHLIEHATDNIGARYKAGGTTKSGYDCSGLVFTTFESENIKLPRNSFEQAKVGRIIKFNDAQKGDLIFFKTNRSKQINHVGLIVEVKPDEIKFVHSSTSKGVIISSTKEAYYQNSFAQINRILE; encoded by the coding sequence TTGAAAAGAATATATTATTTAATACTCATCACTGTCCTTTTTGCTTCCTGTAAATCGGCTTCAACAGCAGTGGGTAACAAAGAATCAAAGCGGGAAAACAGATATATTGTAACCCATTTAATCGAACACGCAACAGACAATATTGGGGCGCGGTACAAAGCCGGAGGTACCACAAAAAGCGGCTATGACTGCTCCGGACTAGTGTTTACCACTTTTGAGTCGGAAAATATAAAACTACCCCGAAACTCTTTTGAGCAGGCTAAGGTGGGAAGAATCATTAAATTTAATGATGCACAAAAAGGGGATTTGATTTTCTTTAAAACAAACAGAAGCAAACAGATCAATCATGTTGGACTTATTGTAGAAGTAAAACCAGATGAGATCAAATTTGTGCATTCTTCTACCTCAAAAGGAGTTATCATTTCATCCACCAAAGAAGCTTACTATCAAAATTCATTTGCTCAAATCAACAGAATACTTGAATAA
- the lpxB gene encoding lipid-A-disaccharide synthase, whose protein sequence is MKYYIIAGEASGDLHGSNLMKALYEEDPQAEIRFWGGDLMQKVGGTLVKHYRELAFMGFVEVLFNLKTILNNIKICKKDITAFQPDVLIFIDYPGFNMRIAKWAKALHYKTHYYISPQIWAWKENRIKAIKHDIDKMFVILPFEKGFYEDKHHFPVDFVGHPLIDAIQNQPSFDETTFRKENQLGEKPIIAVLPGSRQQEITKMLSVMLSVVDDFQDYEFVIAGAPSQDFEFYQQFISNKNIKFVSNKTYDLLRSSTAALVTSGTATLETALFKVPEVVCYKGSAISYQIAKRIITLKYISLVNLIMDEEVVTELIQNECNTKRIKEELQKLLTSDYREKLLKNYNILEQKLGGVGASKKTAKLIVADLKHV, encoded by the coding sequence ATGAAGTATTACATAATAGCTGGTGAAGCGTCAGGAGATTTACATGGTTCTAATTTAATGAAAGCCTTGTATGAGGAAGATCCTCAGGCGGAAATTAGATTTTGGGGCGGTGATTTAATGCAAAAAGTCGGCGGAACTCTGGTAAAACATTACCGCGAACTGGCTTTCATGGGTTTTGTTGAAGTTCTTTTCAATTTGAAAACTATATTGAACAATATTAAAATTTGTAAAAAGGATATCACAGCATTCCAACCTGATGTTTTGATTTTCATAGATTATCCAGGATTTAATATGCGTATTGCAAAATGGGCTAAAGCGCTACATTATAAAACGCATTATTATATTTCGCCACAAATCTGGGCCTGGAAGGAGAATCGTATCAAAGCAATCAAACATGATATCGATAAGATGTTTGTGATTTTACCTTTTGAAAAAGGTTTTTACGAAGACAAACATCATTTTCCTGTAGATTTTGTGGGGCATCCTTTAATTGATGCTATTCAGAATCAGCCTTCTTTTGATGAAACAACCTTCAGAAAAGAAAACCAACTGGGAGAGAAACCTATTATTGCGGTTCTACCTGGAAGCCGTCAGCAGGAAATCACAAAAATGCTGAGTGTGATGCTGAGTGTGGTGGATGATTTTCAGGATTATGAATTTGTAATTGCCGGTGCTCCGAGTCAGGATTTTGAGTTTTATCAGCAATTCATCAGTAATAAAAATATCAAATTTGTATCGAACAAAACGTATGATTTGTTGCGTTCTTCAACCGCAGCTTTGGTAACATCCGGAACCGCTACATTAGAAACGGCTCTTTTTAAAGTTCCTGAAGTAGTGTGCTACAAAGGAAGTGCTATTTCCTATCAAATCGCCAAGCGTATTATCACGCTAAAATACATTTCACTTGTCAATTTAATCATGGATGAAGAAGTGGTTACTGAATTAATTCAGAATGAATGTAATACGAAACGAATTAAAGAAGAATTACAAAAATTACTAACATCTGATTATCGTGAAAAATTACTGAAGAATTATAACATCTTAGAGCAAAAATTGGGAGGTGTCGGAGCCAGTAAAAAAACAGCAAAGCTTATTGTAGCTGATTTAAAACACGTTTAA
- the surE gene encoding 5'/3'-nucleotidase SurE: protein MKNEKPLILVTNDDGILAPGIRALISVMETIGEVVVVAPDKPQSAMGHAITINNTLFLDKISKEEDIVTEYSCSGTPVDCVKLAVNEILKRKPDLCVSGINHGSNSSINVIYSGTMSAAVEAGIEGIQAIGFSLLDFDWNADFEQIKSFVKKITLETLENKLPPGVVLNVNFPKLKEEEIKGIKICRQAKAYYSQKFDKRQTPFGKDYYWLTGKFTNEDQGEDTDEWALENGYISIVPVQFDLTAHHTMQQLNTWKLNE from the coding sequence ATGAAAAATGAGAAACCTTTAATATTAGTTACGAATGATGATGGCATTTTAGCTCCCGGAATCAGAGCTTTAATCAGTGTAATGGAAACTATTGGCGAAGTCGTAGTGGTAGCACCGGACAAACCTCAGAGTGCCATGGGTCATGCTATTACCATAAATAATACTTTGTTTCTTGACAAAATCTCTAAGGAAGAAGACATTGTAACCGAATACAGCTGCTCAGGAACTCCTGTAGATTGTGTCAAACTGGCTGTTAATGAGATTTTAAAAAGAAAACCGGACTTGTGCGTTTCAGGGATTAATCACGGGTCAAATTCTTCTATAAATGTAATTTATTCCGGTACGATGAGTGCTGCTGTAGAAGCCGGTATAGAAGGAATTCAGGCCATTGGATTTTCTTTACTGGATTTTGACTGGAATGCCGATTTTGAACAAATTAAATCATTCGTTAAAAAAATTACCCTGGAAACTCTGGAAAACAAACTTCCTCCTGGTGTGGTTTTAAATGTAAATTTCCCAAAGCTAAAAGAAGAAGAAATCAAAGGAATAAAAATCTGCCGTCAGGCGAAGGCTTACTACTCTCAAAAGTTTGACAAAAGACAGACTCCTTTTGGCAAGGATTATTACTGGCTTACGGGAAAATTCACAAACGAAGATCAAGGTGAAGACACTGATGAATGGGCTTTAGAAAACGGATACATTTCAATTGTTCCGGTACAGTTTGATCTGACCGCACATCACACCATGCAGCAGCTTAACACCTGGAAATTAAATGAATAA